In Halobaculum rubrum, the following are encoded in one genomic region:
- a CDS encoding DUF7127 family protein: MNQRNTVDRRGRFLRRYDYDDDTVIAADLNAADEDVTVDTVDGTAIVVIAHEDDREDEEFEFELPGPAASVDIENGVLTIEVHA; this comes from the coding sequence CCGGCGCGGACGGTTCCTCCGCCGGTACGACTACGACGACGATACTGTCATCGCGGCGGACCTGAACGCCGCCGACGAGGACGTGACGGTCGATACGGTCGACGGGACCGCGATCGTCGTGATCGCCCACGAGGACGATCGCGAGGACGAGGAGTTCGAGTTCGAGCTCCCGGGCCCGGCCGCAAGTGTTGACATCGAGAACGGCGTACTCACCATCGAGGTCCACGCA